The following coding sequences lie in one Musa acuminata AAA Group cultivar baxijiao chromosome BXJ1-8, Cavendish_Baxijiao_AAA, whole genome shotgun sequence genomic window:
- the LOC135587689 gene encoding DNA-directed RNA polymerase subunit beta''-like — protein IPLQYNQEREKELIPCFGISIEIPKQGILRRNSILAYFDDPRYRRSNSGITKYGTVEVNSIIKKEDLIEYRGPKEFSPKYQTKVDRFFFILEEVHILPGSSLIMVRNNSIIGVDTQLALNTRSRVGGLVRVERKKKNIELKIFSGDIYFPGEADKISRHSGILIPPETEKKISKESKKWKNWIYVQRITPTKKKYFVLVRPVVTYEIADGINLATLFPQDLLREKDNVQLRVVNYILHGNGKSIRGISHTSIQLVRTCLVLNWDQEQKGSPEEVHASFVEVRTNDLIRDFIRIELVKSTISYTGKRYDRASSGLISDNGLDRTNINPFFYKARIQSLTQHQGTIGTLLNRNKECQSLIILSSSNCFRIGPFNGSKYNNMTKESDPIIPIKDLLGPLGTIVPKIANFYSSYHLITYNQILLKKYLLLDNFQQTFQVLQVLKYCLIDENRRIYNPDPCSNIILNPFHLNWYFLHHDYWEETSKKIRLGQFFCENVCLFKYEPHVEKSSQIIIVHVDSLVIRSAKPYLATPGATVHGHYGEIFYEGDTLVTFIYEKSRSGDITQGLPKVEQILEVRSIDSISMNLERRVEGWNEGIPKILGIPWGFLIQAELTIVQSRISLVNKIQKVYRSQGVQIHNRHIEIIVRQVTSKVLVSEDGMSNVFSPGELIRLLRAERAGRALDEAISYRAILLGITRASLNTQSFISEASFQETARVLAKAALRGRIDWLKGLKENVVLGGIIPVGTGFKKLVHRSRQDKNIYLEIKRKNLFDLEMRDILLHHRELFCSYVPFP, from the coding sequence atcccattacaatacaatcaagaacgagagaaagaactaataccctgttttggtatttcgatcgaaataccaaaacagggtattttacgtagaaatagtattcttgcttattttgatgatccacgatacagaagaagcaattcaggaattactaaatatggaaccgtagaggtcaattcaatcataaaaaaagaggatttgattgagtatcgaggaccaaaagaatttagtccgaaataccaaacgaaagtagatcggttttttttcattctcgaagaagtgcatatcttacccggatcttcgttgataatggtccggaacaatagtatcattggagtagatacacaactcgctttaaatacaagaagtcgagtaggcggattagtccgagtggagagaaaaaaaaaaaatattgaactaaaaatattttccggagatatttattttcctggagaggcagataagatatccaggcacagcggcattttgataccaccggaaacagaaaaaaaaatttctaaggaatcaaaaaaatggaaaaattggatctatgtccaacggatcacacctaccaagaaaaagtattttgttTTGGTTCGACCCGTAGTCACATATGAAATAGCTGATGGCATAAATTTAGCAACACTTTTTCCTCAAGATCTCCTGCGGGAAAAGGATAATGTCCAACTTAGAGTTGTCAATTATATCCTTCATGGAAATGGCAAGTCAATTCGAGGAATTTCTCACACAAGTATTCAATTAGTTCGGACTTGCTTAGTATTGAATTGGGATCAAGAGCAAAAAGGTTCTCCGGAAGAGGTTCACGCTTCCTTTGTTGAGGTAAGAACAAATGATCTGATTCGAGATTTCATAAGAATTGAGTTAGTCAAGTCCACTATTTCGTATACCGGAAAAAGATATGATAGGGCAAGTTCAGGATTGATTTCCGATAATGGATTAGATCGCACAaatatcaatccttttttttacaaggccaggattcaatcacttacccaacatcaaggtactattggtacattgttaaatcgaaataaggaatgccaatctttgataattttgtcatcatccaattgttttcgaattggcccattcaatggttcaaaatataacaatatgacaaaagaatcggatcccataatcccaattaaggatttgctgggtcccttaggcactattgtacctaaaatagcaaatttctattcatcttaccatttaataacttataatcagatcttgttaaagaaatatttgctacttgacaattttcaacagactttccaagtacttcaagtacttaaatactgtttaatagatgaaaataggaggatttataaccccgatccatgcagtaacatcattttgaatccattccatttgaattggtactttctccatcacgattattgggaagagacatctaaaaaaattcgtcttggacaatttttttgtgaaaatgtATGTCTATTCAAATACGAACCACACGTAGAAAAATCTAGTCAGATCATAATTGTTCATGTTGACTCCTTAGTTATAAGATCGGCTAAGCCCTATTTGGCCACTCCAGGAGCTACTGTTCATGGCCATTATGGAGAAATCTTTTACGAAGGAGATACATTAGTtacatttatatatgaaaaatcgaGATCTGGTGACATAACGCAAGGTCTTCCAAAAGTGGAACAAATCTTAGAAGTACGTTCTATTGATTCAATATCAATGAACCTCGAAAGGAGAGTTGAAGGTTGGAACGAAGGTATACCAAAAATTCTTGGAATCCCTTGGGGATTCTTGATTCAAGCGGAGCTAACCATAGTTCAAAGTCGTATCTCTTTGGTTAATAAAATCCAAAAGGTTTATCGATCCCAGGGGGTACAGATCCATAATAGACATATAGAGATTATTGTACGTCAAGTAACATCAAAAGTGTTGGTTTCAGAAGATGGAATGTCTAATGTTTTTTCACCTGGGGAATTAATCAGATTGTTGCGAGCGGAACGAGCGGGGCGCGCTTTGGACGAAGCGATCTCTTATCGGGCAATCCTATTGGGAATAACGAGGGCATCTTTGAATACTCAAAGTTTCATATCCGAAGCAAGTTTTCAAGAAACCGCTCGAGTTTTAGCAAAAGCTGCTCTACGAGGTCGTATTGATTGGTTGAAAGGCCTGAAAGAGAACGTTGTTCTGGGTGGGATTATACCCGTTGGTACCGGATTCAAAAAATTAGTGCACCGTTCAAGGCAAGACAAGAACATTTACttggaaatcaaaagaaagaatctattcgatttggaaatgagagatattttgttacaccatagagaattattttgttcttacgtcccatttccatga